A window from gamma proteobacterium SS-5 encodes these proteins:
- the trpB gene encoding tryptophan synthase subunit beta, translating into MTEGIIGQYPDSRGHFGPYGGIFVAETLMAPLDELRQAYERYRQDPDFLAEIDKDLQDYVGRPSPIYHAERWSRELGGAQIYLKREDLNHTGAHKVNNTIGQALLAKRMGKTRIIAETGAGQHGVATATVAARLGLECVVYMGAVDVARQEANVFRMKLLGATVVPVTSGSKTLKDALNEAMRDWVTHVDNTFYIIGTVAGPHPYPAMVRDFQTVIGREARAQMLARNGKLPDALVACVGGGSNAIGLFYPFLDDAEVTIYGVEAAGDGLDSGHHAAPLCAGRPGVLHGNRTYLMEDRDGQIIETHSVSAGLDYPGVGPEHAWLKDSGRANYVAITDAEALAAFHSLTRTEGIIPALESSHALAYAQQLAPRMAPEQSILINLSGRGDKDMHTVAAREGLKL; encoded by the coding sequence ATGACTGAAGGCATCATCGGTCAGTATCCCGATTCACGGGGGCATTTCGGCCCCTATGGCGGCATCTTCGTCGCCGAAACCCTGATGGCGCCCCTGGACGAGTTGCGCCAGGCCTATGAGCGCTATCGGCAGGACCCGGATTTTCTCGCCGAGATCGACAAGGACCTGCAGGACTACGTCGGCCGGCCCTCGCCGATCTATCACGCCGAGCGCTGGAGCCGCGAGCTGGGCGGGGCGCAGATCTACCTCAAGCGCGAGGACCTCAACCACACCGGTGCCCACAAGGTCAACAACACCATCGGCCAGGCCCTGCTGGCCAAGCGCATGGGCAAGACGCGCATCATCGCCGAGACCGGCGCCGGCCAGCACGGCGTGGCCACGGCAACAGTAGCCGCCCGGCTTGGTCTGGAGTGCGTGGTCTATATGGGCGCGGTGGACGTGGCGCGGCAAGAGGCCAATGTGTTCCGCATGAAGCTGCTCGGCGCCACCGTGGTGCCGGTGACCTCCGGCTCGAAGACGCTGAAGGACGCGCTGAATGAGGCCATGCGCGACTGGGTCACCCATGTGGATAACACCTTCTATATCATCGGTACCGTCGCCGGGCCGCACCCCTATCCGGCCATGGTGCGCGACTTTCAGACCGTCATCGGCCGCGAGGCGCGGGCGCAGATGCTGGCGCGCAACGGCAAGCTGCCCGATGCCCTGGTGGCCTGCGTCGGCGGCGGCTCCAACGCCATCGGCCTGTTCTATCCCTTCCTCGACGATGCCGAGGTGACCATCTACGGCGTCGAGGCCGCTGGTGATGGCCTGGACAGCGGCCACCACGCCGCGCCCCTTTGCGCCGGCCGTCCTGGCGTGCTGCACGGCAATCGCACCTATCTGATGGAAGACCGCGACGGCCAGATCATCGAGACCCACTCGGTCTCCGCCGGTCTCGATTATCCCGGCGTTGGCCCCGAGCACGCCTGGCTCAAGGACAGCGGCCGCGCCAACTACGTGGCCATCACCGATGCCGAGGCCCTGGCCGCCTTCCACAGCCTGACCCGTACCGAGGGCATCATCCCGGCGCTGGAATCCAGCCACGCCCTGGCCTATGCCCAGCAGCTGGCGCCGCGGATGGCGCCGGAACAATCCATCCTGATCAATCTGTCTGGCCGGGGTGACAAGGATATGCACACGGTCGCCGCCCGCGAGGGGCTCAAGCTATGA